The following are encoded in a window of Perca flavescens isolate YP-PL-M2 chromosome 24, PFLA_1.0, whole genome shotgun sequence genomic DNA:
- the slitrk1 gene encoding SLIT and NTRK-like protein 1: MLLWIVLLNAALCVASGNVTRDVCKEQICSCNEIEGDLHIDCEKRSFTTLQHLTGPSSQFYHLLLHGNSLSRLFPNEFANFYNAVSLHLENNGLHDIVPGAFLGLQLVKRLHINNNKIRSFRKSTFLGLDDLEYLQADFNLLRDIDPAVFRDLNKLEVLILNDNLISALPMNVFQHVPITHLDLRGNRIKTLPYEGILEQIPGIAEVLLEDNPWDCNCDLVSLKEWLENIPRNALIGRMICEAPTRLQGSDLNETSEAELCPSQSGSVDTSLVAPPTQEETSETAAHGPRPTPYKPNRDTSGPPTPGGHGPKSRSKSRENWQLKTRPTPLLTGVNGDREQLHNMTCPQPCNCELVGSRQGLGVKCEGKKIESLSSLKPKPLAAHELNMRDNNIHAVKKNHLLGYSSLNLLDLGGNNIKVIDNSTFQNQSELRWLYMDKNYLDALIAEMFVGLVNLEYLSLEYNDIQLIVAGAFSPMPNLRVLFLNNNLLKSLPVDSFLGISLSKISLHNNYFPYLPVAGVLDQLNSIIQIDLHGNPWDCSCNIVPFKQWTEKLGADVIVSDLKCESPEEFWKRDFRYVRNDLMCPKLYDKVSPTPLSKNSTFTLDSGTRSNSYLEPNRVSISVLVPGLLLVFVTSAFTVVGMLVFILRNRKRSKRRDGNSSASEINSLQTVCDSSYWHSGGPYHADGGAHRGFDCSTHLSTTNDA; encoded by the coding sequence GAAATGTTACAAGGGACGTTTGTAAGGAGCAGATATGCTCTTGCAACGAGATAGAGGGAGATCTGCACATAGACTGCGAAAAACGGAGCTTCACCACTCTGCAGCATTTGACTGGCCCGAGTTCGCAGTTTTATCACTTGCTGTTGCACGGGAATTCTCTATCCAGGCTATTTCCCAACGAGTTCGCCAACTTTTACAATGCTGTGAGCCTGCATTTGGAAAACAATGGTTTGCACGACATTGTCCCCGGCGCCTTTCTGGGATTGCAGCTGGTGAAAAGGCTGCACATCAACAACAATAAGATAAGATCATTCAGGAAGAGTACATTTCTGGGGTTAGACGACTTGGAATATCTCCAAGCTGATTTTAATCTATTGAGGGATATTGACCCCGCAGTTTTCAGGGACCTAAATAAACTTGAAGTGTTAATACTTAACGACAACCTCATCAGTGCGCTACCTATGAACGTGTTTCAACATGTGCCCATTACGCATCTCGACCTGCGGGGAAACCGAATCAAAACGTTGCCTTATGAGGGGATCCTTGAACAGATACCGGGCATTGCGGAGGTTCTGTTGGAGGACAACCCTTGGGACTGTAACTGCGACCTGGTTTCCCTTAAGGAATGGCTGGAGAACATACCGCGTAACGCGCTTATTGGGAGGATGATATGCGAGGCTCCCACCAGGCTGCAAGGGAGCGACTTAAACGAGACGTCAGAAGCAGAGCTGTGCCCTTCACAGAGCGGCAGCGTGGACACCAGCCTGGTCGCCCCTCCCACTCAGGAGGAGACTTCTGAGACCGCTGCCCATGGCCCACGTCCCACGCCTTACAAGCCCAATAGAGACACCAGCGGGCCCCCGACGCCCGGCGGCCACGGCCCCAAGAGCCGCTCCAAATCTCGTGAGAACTGGCAGCTGAAAACTAGGCCCACTCCATTGTTGACAGGTGTGAACGGGGATAGAGAGCAGCTGCACAACATGACGTGCCCCCAGCCTTGCAACTGTGAGCTGGTCGGCTCCAGACAAGGGCTGGGGGTCAAATGCGAAGGCAAAAAGATTGAGAGCTTATCCAGCCTCAAACCTAAGCCCTTGGCCGCTCACGAATTGAACATGAGAGATAACAACATACACGCAGTGAAAAAGAACCACCTGCTTGGCTACTCCAGCCTCAACCTGCTCGATCTGGGTGGGAACAACATCAAGGTGATTGACAACAGCACTTTCCAAAACCAGAGCGAGCTGAGATGGCTGTATATGGATAAGAACTATCTGGATGCGCTGATAGCAGAGATGTTTGTGGGCCTTGTGAATCTGGAATATCTCAGTTTGGAATACAACGACATCCAGCTGATAGTGGCAGGTGCATTCAGCCCCATGCCAAATCTGAGGGTTCTATTCCTCAATAACAACTTGCTGAAATCTTTACCCGTGGATTCTTTCCTTGGGATTTCTTTATCCAAAATTAGTCTGCATAATAATTATTTCCCATATCTCCCTGTGGCTGGAGTGTTAGATCAGCTCAATTCAATCATACAGATCGATTTGCACGGGAATCCGTGGGATTGCTCGTGCAACATCGTGCCCTTCAAGCAGTGGACGGAGAAACTCGGGGCAGATGTGATAGTGAGTGATCTCAAGTGTGAGTCCCCTGAAGAGTTTTGGAAACGAGATTTCCGCTACGTCCGGAACGACCTCATGTGCCCCAAACTCTATGACAAAGTCTCCCCCACACCACTGTccaaaaacagcactttcacCCTGGACTCGGGGACGCGCTCGAACTCTTATTTGGAGCCGAACAGGGTCTCCATCTCAGTGCTCGTCCCCGGGTTGCTGTTGGTGTTTGTCACGTCCGCTTTCACTGTTGTAGGAATGCTTGTGTTTATTTTGCGGAATCGAAAGCGATCAAAGCGAAGGGACGGGAACTCGTCCGCCTCGGAGATCAATTCCTTGCAGACAGTGTGCGACTCGTCTTATTGGCACAGCGGCGGGCCTTATCACGCCGACGGGGGCGCGCACAGGGGCTTCGACTGCAGCACGCACCTCTCCACGACAAATGATGCGTAA